The nucleotide window CAAGGCGCTGGGCGTGCCGCGCGAGCGGGTGTTCTCGTCTTCGACCGGGGTGATCGGCGAGCCGCTGCCGGCCGAGCGCATCACCGCCGTGATCGGCGATCTTGCCGCCAACCTGGACACGGCCGGCGCGGCCGGCGCGGCGCGCGCCATCATGACCACCGACACCTTCCCGAAAGGCGCCGCCGCCAGTTTCGAGGCCGAGGGCGGCATCATCAACATCGTCGGCATCGCCAAGGGCTCGGGCATGATCGCGCCCGACATGGCGACCATGCTGGTCTATGTCTTCACCGATGCGCAGATCGCCCCGGCATTGCTGCAGAAGATGCTGTCGGGGCGCATGGACCAGACCTTCAACGCCATCACCGTGGACAGCGACACCTCGACCTCGGACGCGCTGATCCTGGCGGCGACCGGCAAGTCGAAGGCGGCGCCGATCACCGACCTGCGCTCGGCCCCGGCACGGGCCTTCGGCAAGGCGCTGACCCGGGTCATGCTGGATCTGGCGCAGCAGGTGGTCCGGGATGGCGAGGGCGCGACGAAATTCGTCGAGGTGCAGGTGACCGGCGCGACCAGCGACGCCGACGCGCATCGCGTCGCCATGGCCATCGCCAATTCGCCCCTGGTCAAGACCGCCATCGCCGGCGAGGACGCGAACTGGGGCCGTGTGGTCATGGCCGTTGGCAAGTCGGGGGCCGTGGCCGACCGCGACCGGCTGACCATCCGCTTCGGCGACATGGTGCTGGCCGAGAACGGCTGGCGCGCGCCCGGCTATGACGAGGCCGCCGCCAGCGCCTATATGAAGCGCGACCAGTTGGTCATCGGTGTCGATCTGGGGCTGGGCAAGGGCAAGCGCACGGTCTGGACCTGCGACCTGACGCATCGCTACATCGACATCAACGCCGATTACCGCTCATGAAGATCGTGCTTGTCGCGGCCGTGGCGTTGATCGACGCCGATGGCCGCGTGCTTCTGGCACAGCGCCCCGAGGGCAAGTCCCTCGCGGGCCTGTGGGAGTTTCCCGGCGGCAAGGTCGAACCGGGCGAGAGCCCGGAGACGGCGCTGATCCGCGAGCTGCACGAGGAGCTGGGCATCGAGACCTGGCAATCCTGCCTGGCGCCGCTGACCTTCGCCAGCCATGCCTATGACGATTTCCACCTGCTGATGCCGCTGTTTGCCTGCCGGCGCTGGCAGGGGGTGCCGATGCCGCGCGAGGGCCAGAACCTGGCCTGGGCGCGCGGCACGGAACTGTCACATTATCCCATGCCGCCGGCGGATGTGCCGCTGATCCCGATCCTGCGCGACTGGATCTGAGGCTTTGACACCACCCCGCCGGGTTTTTCTCCTCCATTGGCCGCATCTTTGGACAATATTAGTTAACATTTTACATTTTTGTGGCAATTCTGAAACCCTGTAGAGGAGGAGGAGTACTCAGGACATGATTCGCACGATTACGATCGGAAGCTGTATTTCTGTCCAAGGCGTGTTCGAGCGTCAGCAGGCGAACGGGAACATCGTTGTCCGCGTGGGAAGCAAGACCTACGAGGGCAAGCCGGTTCTTCTGACCTGATCGAGATACGGTATGTGCCCAGAATCATGACGGGGCCCTTTCACAAGGGGCCCCGTTTTCATTTTCCGACGCCCCGAACGCGAAAGGGCGGACCCGCAGGCCCGCCCCCTCATGCCGTTCGGATGCGGGATCACAGCTGGCGCTGCACTTCCTCGCGCTCGAAGATCTCGATGACGTCGCCCTTGCGGATGTCGTCGTAGTTCTCGAAGGCCATGCCGCATTCCTGACCGGACTGCACTTCCTTGACCTCGTCCTTGAAGCGCTTCAGCGTCTTCAGCGTGCCCTCGTGGATCACCACGTTGTCGCGCAGCAGGCGCACGCCGGCCGAACGCCGGGCCACGCCCTCGGTCACCAGACAGCCGGCGACATTGCCGACGCCGGTGACGCGGAAGACTTCGCGGATCTCGGCATAGCCGATGAAGTTCTCGCGCACCTCGGCCGACAGCAGCCCCGAGGCCGCCGCCTTGATGTCATCCACCAGGTCGTAGATGATCGAGTAGTAGCGGATCTCGACACCCTTCTGGTTGGCGGCGTTCCGCGCCGGGGCATTGGCCCGGACGTTGAAGCCGATGACCGGGGCGCGGCTGGCTTCGGCCAGTCCGATGTCCGATTCGGTGATCGCGCCGACACCGTAATGCAGCACGCGCACGCGCACCTCGTCGTTGCCGATCTTTTCCAGCGCCTGGACGATCGCCTCGGCCGAGCCTTGCACGTCGGCCTTCACCACCACCGGCAGTTCGGCGACGTTCTCGTCGGCCTTGGCCTTGGCCAGCATCTGGTCCAGCGTGATCGCGGCACCGGCGGCGGCGCGCTTGTCCTTGGCGGCCTGCTCGCGGTAATCCGCGATCTCGCGCGCCTGCGCCTCGGTCGAGACGACGTTCAGCACGTCGCCGGCTTCCGGCGTGCCGTTCAGACCCAGCACCTCGACCGGGACCGAGGGACCGGCCTCGTCGACGCGCTCGCCCTTGTCGTTGATCAGCGCCCGGACCTTGCCCCACTGTTCGCCGACGACGAAGATATCGCCGCGCTTCAGCGTGCCGTTCTGCACCAGCACGGTGGCGACCGGGCCGCGGCCGACATCCAGCTGGGCCTCGATCACCGCGCCCTGTGCCGGGCGGTCGGGATTGGCCTTCAGCTCCAGGATCTCGGCCTGCAGCGCGATGGCTTCCAGCAGCGCGTCCAGGCCCTGGCCGGTCTTGGCCGAGACTTCCACGTCCTGCACCTCGCCGGACATGGCCTCGACGACGACCTCGTGCTGCAGCAGGTCGGTGCGGACCTTCTGCGGATTGGCGGTCGGCTTGTCGATCTTGTTGATCGCCACGATCATCGGCACCTTGGCGGCCTTGGCGTGGTTGATCGCCTCGACCGTCTGCGGCATGACCGCGTCATCCGCCGCCACCACCAGCACGACGATATCCGTCACCTGCGCGCCGCGGGCCCGCATCGAGGTGAAC belongs to Paracoccus sp. TOH and includes:
- the argJ gene encoding bifunctional glutamate N-acetyltransferase/amino-acid acetyltransferase ArgJ; translated protein: MAKAEDKKSGLSDADKLKSLKKKLKKLKSAFKEAAVSVESRVEKGAEAAAAAVRKTGNPVSPLAPAGFPDLPVVAGAEFASGAAGVKYKGRTDVMLVRLAPGTAIAGAFTRSSTRAASVLDCQAKLALTQDTAKGAAIIVNSGNANAFTGKNGQEAVDAVTGGVAKALGVPRERVFSSSTGVIGEPLPAERITAVIGDLAANLDTAGAAGAARAIMTTDTFPKGAAASFEAEGGIINIVGIAKGSGMIAPDMATMLVYVFTDAQIAPALLQKMLSGRMDQTFNAITVDSDTSTSDALILAATGKSKAAPITDLRSAPARAFGKALTRVMLDLAQQVVRDGEGATKFVEVQVTGATSDADAHRVAMAIANSPLVKTAIAGEDANWGRVVMAVGKSGAVADRDRLTIRFGDMVLAENGWRAPGYDEAAASAYMKRDQLVIGVDLGLGKGKRTVWTCDLTHRYIDINADYRS
- a CDS encoding (deoxy)nucleoside triphosphate pyrophosphohydrolase; protein product: MKIVLVAAVALIDADGRVLLAQRPEGKSLAGLWEFPGGKVEPGESPETALIRELHEELGIETWQSCLAPLTFASHAYDDFHLLMPLFACRRWQGVPMPREGQNLAWARGTELSHYPMPPADVPLIPILRDWI
- the infB gene encoding translation initiation factor IF-2, producing the protein MSDTDGKKPLGLGGGRSGHVKQSFSHGRTHNVVVETKRKRVVVPGKTGPAAGGGRSGSPSAVSGDPSKRPAGISDAEMERRMAALRAAKAREVEEAAQRVAEEKAREEERERRRLELEAKEREEREREEALRLKAEEDERRAREAELREKKKAEIAKPKTEARPATPADRAAAEAAAVRAETKGVSAAGPRKTDRDRDTRGPADDRDNRNKGRDDSRRTGKLSLSQALDGEGGRQRSLAAMKRKQEKARQKAMGGSQRAEKQARDVQLPETIVVSELANRMAERVADVIKSLMKMGMMVTANQSIDADTAELVIDEFGHNAVRVSDADVEQVIDQVEDKPEDLKPRAPIITIMGHVDHGKTSLLDAIRHANVVSGEAGGITQHIGAYQVKASNGATLTFLDTPGHAAFTSMRARGAQVTDIVVLVVAADDAVMPQTVEAINHAKAAKVPMIVAINKIDKPTANPQKVRTDLLQHEVVVEAMSGEVQDVEVSAKTGQGLDALLEAIALQAEILELKANPDRPAQGAVIEAQLDVGRGPVATVLVQNGTLKRGDIFVVGEQWGKVRALINDKGERVDEAGPSVPVEVLGLNGTPEAGDVLNVVSTEAQAREIADYREQAAKDKRAAAGAAITLDQMLAKAKADENVAELPVVVKADVQGSAEAIVQALEKIGNDEVRVRVLHYGVGAITESDIGLAEASRAPVIGFNVRANAPARNAANQKGVEIRYYSIIYDLVDDIKAAASGLLSAEVRENFIGYAEIREVFRVTGVGNVAGCLVTEGVARRSAGVRLLRDNVVIHEGTLKTLKRFKDEVKEVQSGQECGMAFENYDDIRKGDVIEIFEREEVQRQL